The Etheostoma cragini isolate CJK2018 chromosome 5, CSU_Ecrag_1.0, whole genome shotgun sequence genome contains a region encoding:
- the sprn2 gene encoding shadow of prion protein 2 produces MSVLQKLPLTVALCLLLLATLLPSSEARRGGGGGRGGFGGGGFNRGGGYSRGWGGGGGQAYRPVQSSGPSAGKVAGAAAAGAIGGAMIGSALSRPGYGGGYGGYGGYGGGYGGGYGGYGGGYGYPRYGVGGGYGPRPGYEPEGSGDMEYYTAASSGPIYNSIIVVIGSLMSLLMGHWVAVM; encoded by the coding sequence ATGTCTGTCCTGCAGAAGCTGCCCCTCACAGTGGCCCTATGCCTGCTGCTCCTTGCCACACTTTTACCCAGCTCTGAAGCCCGGCGTGGTGGCGGTGGCGGTCGTGGGGGTTTTGGAGGTGGTGGATTTAACAGAGGTGGTGGCTATAGCCGGGGCTGGGGCGGTGGGGGAGGCCAGGCCTACAGACCGGTCCAGAGCAGTGGCCCCAGTGCAGGGAAAGTAGCTGGGGCGGCTGCGGCGGGCGCCATAGGAGGAGCAATGATTGGGTCTGCCCTGAGCCGCCCTGGGTATGGTGGAGGATATGGAGGATATGGAGGATATGGTGGAGGATATGGTGGAGGGTATGGAGGATATGGAGGGGGGTATGGTTACCCACGATATGGAGTTGGTGGTGGCTACGGGCCCAGGCCTGGCTACGAGCCAGAGGGCTCTGGAGATATGGAGTACTACACTGCTGCATCCAGCGGCCCAATCTACAACAGTATCATCGTTGTGATCGGCTCCCTAATGTCCCTGCTGATGGGCCACTGGGTGGCAGTCATGTAG